Proteins encoded within one genomic window of Pedobacter africanus:
- a CDS encoding efflux RND transporter permease subunit: MSISTTSIKRPVLAIVMNLMILLFGVIGYNFLGVREYPNIDPTVINVRTSYPGANSDIIESQITEPLEKSINGIDGIRNISSSSNQGSSNITIEFNLNKDIDDAANDVRDKVSEAARRLPKDIDGNPVVSKADANSDAVITMTVQSDKRNVMELSDYAENVISDRLQTITGISSIQIMGQRKYAMRIRISPDKLAAYGLTSQDIVAALDRENVELPSGKITGANTELIVKTLGKLTDVDQFNNLILKNDTDNVVKLKDVGFVELGSENEETVLRESGKPMVAVGLIPQPGANYLDISKEFDKRFAQLQKDVPQDIKLNISLDTTKFIKASVTEVAETIVLSLILVILIIYLFFRDWAIAFRPLIDIPVSLVFTFFIMYIFGFSINVLSLLAIVLATGLVVDDGIVVTENIFKKVEEGYSPFEAAIKGSNEIFFAVISISITLAAVFLPVIFLQGFVGRLFREFGVVIGAAVLISAFVSLTLTPMLNAYLMKKTGHKKSRFYEMTEPYFVKLNDGYAEKLNKFLDKKWLAIPIILTCVALIILFWKVLPKETAPYDDRSAINMNLTTPEGSSFAYTDRFMMKIQEMINDSVPEKKVNITITSPGFGGTGATNSGFVRMGLSDPGDREKTQAEIASKLTRITRKYSEGKVTVTQQPTISVGRRGGLPVNYIIQAQNFEKLREKVPQFMDEVSKDPTFTTSDVNLKFNKPEIDLTIDRDKAKNLGVSVSDIGTALQLGLSGQRFSYFFMNGKQYQVIGQFEVGDRKDPLDLSSVYVRNDKNELIQLDNLVIAKEESSPPQLYRNNRFTAATVSAGLAPGKSIGEGIAAMDRISEKVLDESFSTDLGGESRDFKESSSNTLFAFGLALLLVYLILSAQFESFIDPIIIILTVPMAVAGAFLSLWLFGQSWNIFSQIGTIMLIGLVTKNGILIVEFANQLKEQGKSVHDAIREASVSRLRPILMTSLAIAIGALPIAMALGAAAKSRMGMGIVIVGGTTFALILTLFVIPAIYSYWSKEHKANTELELSLKAALEHEKDKEA; this comes from the coding sequence ATGAGTATTTCAACCACCAGTATAAAGAGACCGGTCCTGGCCATAGTGATGAATCTGATGATTCTCTTATTTGGGGTTATTGGTTACAATTTTCTGGGCGTACGTGAATACCCCAATATAGACCCTACGGTAATCAACGTAAGAACATCTTATCCGGGGGCAAATTCGGACATTATCGAATCGCAGATAACCGAGCCGCTCGAGAAATCCATCAATGGTATCGATGGAATCAGGAACATTTCTTCTTCCAGCAACCAGGGAAGCAGTAACATTACCATTGAGTTTAACCTTAATAAAGATATTGACGATGCGGCCAATGACGTACGCGACAAGGTATCGGAAGCAGCCAGAAGATTGCCGAAAGACATAGACGGCAACCCCGTTGTGAGTAAAGCCGATGCCAATTCTGATGCCGTAATTACCATGACGGTGCAAAGCGACAAGCGTAATGTCATGGAACTGAGTGATTACGCGGAGAATGTGATCTCCGACAGGCTTCAGACCATTACCGGTATTAGCAGCATCCAGATCATGGGTCAGCGTAAATATGCCATGCGCATCAGGATATCGCCCGATAAGCTGGCTGCATATGGCTTAACTTCACAGGATATTGTGGCCGCGCTCGATCGCGAAAATGTGGAATTGCCATCAGGAAAGATTACGGGTGCCAATACAGAACTCATTGTAAAAACCCTGGGCAAGCTAACCGATGTAGACCAGTTCAATAACCTGATCCTGAAAAACGATACCGATAATGTAGTAAAGTTAAAAGATGTTGGCTTTGTAGAGTTGGGTTCAGAAAACGAGGAAACTGTATTGCGTGAGTCGGGCAAGCCCATGGTGGCCGTTGGCCTCATCCCACAACCGGGAGCAAATTACCTGGATATCTCCAAAGAATTCGACAAAAGGTTTGCGCAGCTGCAAAAAGATGTACCACAAGACATTAAACTAAACATCTCTTTGGATACTACCAAGTTCATCAAGGCCTCGGTAACAGAGGTTGCAGAAACCATCGTGTTGTCGCTGATCCTGGTGATACTGATCATTTACCTGTTCTTTAGGGATTGGGCCATCGCTTTCAGGCCACTTATAGATATCCCCGTATCGTTGGTATTCACTTTTTTTATCATGTACATTTTTGGATTTTCCATCAATGTACTGTCGCTTCTGGCCATAGTCCTGGCCACCGGACTGGTAGTTGACGATGGGATTGTGGTAACCGAAAACATCTTTAAAAAAGTAGAAGAGGGCTATTCTCCGTTTGAAGCAGCCATTAAAGGCTCGAACGAAATATTTTTCGCGGTAATTTCCATTTCCATTACCCTGGCAGCGGTGTTTTTACCGGTAATATTTCTGCAAGGCTTTGTGGGGCGGCTGTTCCGGGAGTTTGGGGTAGTAATTGGCGCGGCAGTGTTGATATCGGCCTTTGTGTCCCTTACTTTAACGCCAATGCTGAACGCCTACCTGATGAAAAAAACAGGGCACAAAAAATCCAGGTTCTATGAAATGACAGAGCCTTATTTTGTAAAACTGAACGATGGGTATGCGGAAAAATTAAATAAGTTCCTGGACAAAAAATGGCTCGCTATTCCGATCATACTAACCTGTGTAGCGCTGATCATACTGTTTTGGAAAGTATTGCCGAAAGAAACCGCGCCTTATGATGACCGCAGTGCGATCAACATGAACCTGACCACTCCAGAGGGATCTTCCTTTGCCTATACAGACCGATTTATGATGAAGATACAGGAAATGATCAACGATTCGGTACCGGAAAAGAAGGTGAACATTACCATAACTTCTCCTGGTTTTGGTGGCACGGGGGCAACCAACAGTGGTTTTGTCAGAATGGGTTTAAGCGACCCGGGCGACAGGGAAAAAACACAGGCCGAGATTGCTTCCAAACTCACGAGAATAACCAGAAAATATTCGGAAGGAAAAGTTACCGTTACCCAGCAGCCTACAATTTCGGTAGGGCGCCGGGGGGGATTGCCGGTCAATTATATCATCCAGGCGCAAAACTTTGAAAAGCTGAGGGAAAAAGTACCCCAGTTTATGGATGAGGTTTCAAAAGACCCCACCTTTACCACTTCAGATGTAAACCTGAAATTTAACAAACCTGAAATTGACCTGACCATAGATAGGGATAAAGCCAAAAACCTGGGCGTTTCTGTTTCTGACATTGGAACGGCCCTGCAGCTCGGCCTAAGCGGACAGCGGTTCTCCTATTTCTTTATGAACGGTAAACAATATCAGGTGATAGGGCAGTTTGAGGTGGGTGACCGTAAAGATCCTTTAGACCTGAGTTCAGTATATGTACGAAATGATAAAAACGAACTGATCCAACTCGACAACCTGGTAATAGCAAAGGAAGAAAGTAGTCCGCCACAACTTTACCGCAACAACCGCTTTACGGCGGCCACAGTTTCTGCAGGTCTTGCACCTGGCAAAAGCATTGGAGAAGGTATTGCCGCAATGGACAGGATCTCTGAAAAAGTACTGGATGAGTCCTTTTCTACCGACCTGGGAGGCGAATCGAGGGATTTTAAGGAAAGTTCATCCAATACCCTCTTTGCTTTCGGCCTTGCTTTGTTATTGGTTTATTTAATCCTTTCCGCACAGTTCGAAAGTTTTATAGATCCTATCATCATCATTTTAACGGTACCAATGGCCGTAGCAGGTGCATTTTTATCACTCTGGCTATTCGGACAAAGCTGGAACATCTTTAGCCAGATCGGTACCATTATGCTCATAGGTCTGGTTACAAAAAACGGGATCCTGATTGTCGAATTTGCCAATCAGCTAAAAGAACAGGGTAAAAGTGTACATGATGCCATAAGAGAAGCTTCGGTTTCGAGGTTAAGACCGATATTGATGACCAGTCTGGCTATCGCCATTGGCGCATTGCCTATTGCTATGGCGTTGGGTGCAGCAGCAAAAAGCCGGATGGGCATGGGTATTGTAATTGTTGGCGGAACAACTTTTGCACTGATATTGACCTTGTTTGTAATCCCGGCAATTTATTCATACTGGTCTAAAGAACACAAAGCAAATACAGAACTGGAACTTTCATTAAAAGCAGCCTTAGAACATGAGAAAGATAAAGAAGCATAG
- a CDS encoding efflux RND transporter periplasmic adaptor subunit codes for MKLKYVVYTLIVLGIAYLIYYRISANKKIAEEGGGIGKGKGGAPKGLQVEGIVVKASDFTNDLDITGTLEANESVELRSEVSGLVTAINFKEGAQVSKGQLLVKINDRDIQAQLQEAMTKQRLSATNENRSRQLLEKGAISQEEYDTSLADLQSLKAQTQLIRAQLAKTAIYAPFSGKIGLRSISMGGYITPTTLIANLSSVNPLKISFSVPEKYMRQIKTGSEISFTTDGTGKKFTGKIFAIEPGINTQTRTLQIKALVPNASNELLPGSFAKIRLALSTLKDALLIPNEAIIPVLKGKTVFICKDGKAQQVEVEAGTRTADHIVITSGLNIGDTVLTTGAMALKPDAPVKVTVVKNKTAL; via the coding sequence ATGAAACTAAAATACGTCGTTTACACCCTGATCGTTCTGGGGATTGCTTACTTAATCTATTACCGCATTTCGGCCAATAAAAAAATTGCGGAAGAAGGTGGCGGAATAGGCAAAGGCAAAGGCGGGGCCCCAAAAGGCCTGCAGGTAGAAGGCATTGTGGTAAAAGCAAGCGATTTTACCAACGACCTGGACATTACCGGGACCCTGGAAGCCAATGAGTCTGTAGAACTGCGCAGCGAAGTTTCGGGACTGGTGACCGCCATCAACTTTAAAGAAGGTGCCCAGGTAAGCAAAGGCCAGCTGCTGGTGAAAATTAACGACCGCGATATACAGGCCCAGCTGCAGGAAGCAATGACCAAACAAAGACTATCGGCCACCAATGAAAACCGCTCGCGACAATTGCTGGAAAAAGGGGCCATCAGTCAGGAAGAATACGACACCTCATTGGCTGACCTCCAATCGCTTAAAGCACAAACACAGCTGATTAGGGCCCAACTGGCGAAAACTGCCATCTATGCGCCATTTAGTGGGAAAATTGGCCTGCGCTCCATTTCTATGGGCGGCTATATTACCCCTACCACACTTATTGCAAACCTGTCCAGTGTTAATCCATTAAAGATCAGCTTTTCTGTACCAGAGAAATACATGAGGCAGATTAAAACCGGGTCCGAGATTTCATTTACCACGGATGGTACCGGTAAAAAATTTACCGGCAAGATTTTCGCCATAGAGCCAGGCATCAATACGCAAACACGTACTTTACAGATCAAAGCACTGGTGCCCAATGCCAGCAATGAACTATTACCGGGTTCCTTTGCCAAAATAAGGTTGGCCCTCAGCACTTTAAAAGATGCGCTACTGATCCCTAACGAAGCCATTATTCCGGTACTTAAAGGTAAAACCGTTTTTATATGTAAAGATGGCAAGGCCCAGCAGGTAGAAGTGGAAGCGGGGACGCGCACTGCCGATCATATTGTGATTACTTCCGGACTAAATATTGGTGATACGGTGCTTACCACGGGTGCAATGGCCCTTAAACCAGATGCTCCTGTTAAAGTTACTGTGGTTAAAAACAAAACTGCGTTATGA
- a CDS encoding M61 family metallopeptidase yields the protein MTAKSQVKVGFEISFKEPQAHYAEVEMTISGLVKDYVDVKMPVWAPGSYLVREFSKSVEGFAATAAGKTLKYEKVRKNAWRVYSAKANTIKINYRVYAFEVSVRTSFIDESHAFLSSTGVFMYPDGMLKLPSTVKIIPYKGWTKVSTGLEPVAGQAFTYTAADFDILFDSPIEVGNQDIFEFTASGVKHEVAMYGGGNYDKERLKVDMAKIVEQGTAIYGENPNKHYTFIVHNFVQGSGGLEHLNSTVLGASRDAYNKREGYNGFLNLVAHEYYHLWNVKRLRPIALGPFDYDNENYTTNLWIAEGFTAYYENKLMVRSGFITEKECVDQLVTAVNNVYNTPGARVQSVAEASYDAWIKLYRPNENSNNTTVSYYAKGEVVGLLMDLEIAHATKGAKSLDDVMKAMYDTGKKLKRGYTDAEFKKMVEQISGKDFTAFWARYVNGTDVIEYAKYFDYAGVKVTNENEGKNIPYLGIASKKTEGRIFVSAIARNSAAWVDGVNVNDELISVDGTPIESAIDRMPAITSKKVGDVVEIRVVRDGIVKDIKVKLKNTPSVKLAGLIDENASELQKAVRKAVLF from the coding sequence ATGACAGCTAAATCACAGGTAAAAGTAGGGTTCGAAATAAGCTTTAAAGAACCGCAGGCACATTATGCAGAAGTAGAAATGACCATTTCAGGTCTGGTTAAGGATTATGTGGATGTAAAAATGCCGGTTTGGGCCCCTGGATCATACCTGGTTCGGGAATTTTCCAAGAGCGTGGAAGGTTTTGCGGCTACTGCTGCCGGGAAGACCCTGAAGTATGAAAAAGTAAGAAAAAATGCCTGGAGGGTGTATTCGGCTAAAGCCAATACCATCAAAATAAACTATAGGGTATATGCTTTTGAGGTTTCGGTGCGTACTTCGTTCATAGATGAAAGCCATGCATTTTTATCGAGCACTGGGGTATTCATGTATCCTGACGGTATGCTGAAACTGCCAAGTACAGTAAAAATCATTCCTTACAAAGGCTGGACTAAGGTTTCGACCGGACTGGAGCCTGTGGCCGGACAGGCATTTACTTATACAGCAGCCGATTTTGATATTTTGTTTGACAGCCCTATTGAGGTTGGAAATCAGGATATATTTGAGTTTACCGCTTCGGGTGTAAAACACGAAGTAGCCATGTATGGTGGAGGAAATTATGATAAAGAACGGTTGAAAGTAGACATGGCTAAAATTGTAGAACAGGGAACAGCCATTTATGGCGAAAACCCGAATAAACATTATACGTTCATTGTGCACAATTTTGTACAGGGCAGCGGAGGGCTCGAGCATTTAAACTCTACCGTTTTGGGTGCCAGCAGGGATGCTTACAACAAAAGGGAGGGATACAATGGCTTTTTAAACCTGGTAGCACACGAATATTACCACCTTTGGAACGTGAAAAGGCTACGTCCCATTGCCTTAGGGCCGTTTGATTATGATAACGAGAACTATACTACCAATTTATGGATTGCAGAGGGCTTTACTGCCTATTACGAAAATAAACTGATGGTACGCTCTGGCTTCATTACTGAAAAAGAATGTGTCGACCAGCTGGTTACAGCGGTTAACAATGTTTACAATACACCAGGCGCCAGGGTACAGTCTGTTGCAGAAGCCAGCTACGATGCCTGGATAAAGTTGTACAGGCCCAATGAGAATTCCAACAATACCACAGTTTCCTATTACGCCAAAGGCGAGGTGGTGGGTTTGCTGATGGATCTTGAGATTGCACACGCCACTAAAGGGGCGAAAAGCCTTGATGATGTAATGAAGGCCATGTATGATACCGGCAAAAAACTGAAAAGAGGTTATACCGATGCGGAGTTTAAGAAGATGGTAGAGCAGATCAGTGGAAAGGATTTTACTGCTTTCTGGGCAAGATACGTAAACGGTACAGATGTAATTGAATATGCAAAATATTTTGACTATGCTGGTGTTAAGGTTACGAATGAAAACGAAGGGAAAAATATTCCGTACCTGGGCATCGCCTCTAAAAAAACAGAAGGTAGGATATTTGTTTCTGCTATCGCACGCAATTCGGCAGCCTGGGTTGATGGGGTAAATGTGAACGATGAGCTGATCAGTGTAGATGGTACGCCAATTGAATCGGCGATTGACCGCATGCCGGCCATTACCAGTAAAAAGGTAGGCGATGTGGTAGAGATCAGGGTAGTAAGGGATGGCATTGTAAAAGACATTAAGGTTAAACTGAAAAATACACCTAGTGTGAAGCTTGCAGGGCTGATTGATGAAAATGCCAGCGAACTGCAAAAGGCGGTAAGAAAGGCAGTTTTGTTTTAA
- a CDS encoding AMP-dependent synthetase/ligase: MATTVTRVFDLLQYNLENFPKQEFISGKVNGTWQKYSTQEFCDTVDALSRGLIDIGVGKNSRVGVMSANRPEWNLTDFAIMQIGAYQIPLYPTLAEHDIKFIIENAEITVIFVADEALYVKLKAVCEEVSSAIKIYTFNEVDGAAHWKSLVTAGESLKDTDLAPYRNAITPDDILTLIYTSGTTGTPKGVMLTHNNLVKNFEHSAVVMPEGIKRGLSFLPLSHIFERMIVYLYMYTDIAVYYAESIETIVADIQHVKPNAFSTVPRLLEKVYDKIMEKGKALTGIKRGIFFWSVALAERFDFNNGWFYHFKLSIARKLVFKKWQEALGGEIVVIVSGGAALNPRLARIFWAAGMPVFEGYGLTETSPVITVNHFGATMFGTVGPVIEGVEIKIAEDGEVLTRGHNVMKGYYNREDLTAENIDSDGWFHTGDIGEIKEGRFLKITDRKKEIFKTAGGKYVAPQMLENKYKESPLVEQIMVLGENRKFPSALIVPNFEALKAWCGKKGINYTTKEEMIRNEQVIAKYDQIIAYSSKEFGKWEQVKRFALLAKEWSIDGGELTPKLSLKRKVILEKNVEVIEKIYKDAENYKA; the protein is encoded by the coding sequence ATGGCTACAACGGTAACAAGAGTATTCGATTTACTTCAATACAATTTAGAGAATTTTCCAAAACAAGAGTTTATTAGTGGTAAAGTAAACGGAACATGGCAAAAATACAGTACGCAAGAGTTTTGTGACACTGTGGATGCGCTAAGCAGAGGGCTTATTGACATAGGGGTTGGTAAAAACTCCAGAGTGGGAGTGATGTCGGCCAACAGGCCGGAATGGAACCTTACCGATTTTGCCATTATGCAGATAGGTGCCTATCAGATACCGTTATACCCTACGCTTGCGGAACATGATATTAAATTTATCATTGAAAACGCGGAGATTACGGTGATTTTTGTGGCCGATGAAGCCCTTTATGTGAAATTAAAGGCTGTATGTGAAGAGGTAAGTAGTGCCATTAAAATATATACTTTCAACGAAGTGGATGGTGCAGCGCATTGGAAAAGTCTGGTTACCGCAGGTGAAAGCTTAAAAGATACAGACCTGGCCCCTTATCGTAATGCAATAACGCCGGATGATATTTTGACACTGATCTATACTTCAGGCACAACCGGTACCCCTAAAGGAGTAATGCTGACCCATAATAACCTGGTAAAGAATTTTGAACACTCGGCCGTTGTAATGCCGGAAGGCATAAAAAGAGGCTTAAGCTTTTTGCCGCTCTCGCATATTTTTGAGCGGATGATTGTGTACCTGTATATGTATACGGACATTGCCGTGTATTATGCAGAAAGTATCGAAACAATTGTAGCTGATATACAACATGTGAAACCAAATGCATTTTCGACAGTGCCCCGTTTATTGGAAAAGGTGTACGACAAGATCATGGAAAAAGGGAAAGCCCTTACGGGAATAAAACGAGGTATATTCTTCTGGTCAGTAGCCCTGGCAGAAAGGTTCGATTTTAATAATGGGTGGTTTTATCATTTTAAACTCAGTATTGCCCGTAAACTGGTCTTTAAAAAATGGCAGGAAGCACTGGGAGGGGAGATTGTGGTGATAGTTTCTGGCGGCGCGGCATTAAACCCACGCCTGGCACGTATTTTCTGGGCTGCAGGCATGCCTGTGTTTGAAGGTTATGGGTTGACAGAAACATCGCCGGTAATCACTGTAAACCATTTTGGTGCTACCATGTTTGGAACTGTAGGTCCGGTAATCGAAGGAGTTGAAATCAAAATAGCCGAAGATGGAGAGGTGCTGACAAGGGGGCATAACGTGATGAAAGGCTATTATAATCGCGAAGACCTTACCGCAGAAAATATAGATAGCGATGGCTGGTTTCATACCGGTGACATAGGTGAAATTAAAGAAGGACGTTTTTTAAAGATTACTGACAGGAAAAAAGAGATTTTTAAAACTGCGGGGGGCAAATATGTAGCGCCCCAGATGTTGGAAAATAAATATAAAGAATCACCTTTGGTGGAGCAGATCATGGTGTTGGGGGAAAACCGGAAGTTCCCTTCTGCCCTTATTGTGCCAAATTTTGAAGCATTAAAGGCATGGTGCGGCAAAAAGGGGATCAATTACACCACTAAAGAAGAGATGATCAGGAATGAGCAGGTGATAGCAAAATACGATCAGATCATAGCCTACAGCTCTAAAGAATTTGGAAAGTGGGAGCAGGTTAAACGCTTTGCTTTGCTGGCGAAAGAGTGGAGTATAGATGGTGGCGAGCTGACACCTAAGTTAAGCCTGAAAAGAAAAGTCATTCTTGAAAAAAATGTAGAGGTGATAGAAAAGATCTATAAAGATGCTGAAAACTATAAAGCTTAA
- the ggt gene encoding gamma-glutamyltransferase, with amino-acid sequence MLKTIKLKALMRLGMLGLASGLLCACVGGQLGKNNSAEYHNGMVVSASAEASEVGLNILKKGGNAVDAAVAVQFALAVVYPNAGNLGGGGFMVYRSAAGEVNALDFREKAAALASRDMYLDSAGNPVADRSLYGHLAAGVPGSVAGMAEAHQKYGKLKWEELVAPAVKLAKEGFKINARTARELNRLRESFVKYNPAGTALVKEEDWAEGDVLVQPELAGTLEQIRDKGAAGFYKGAVADSIVAEMKRGGGIISLEDLKNYRAVWRKPVTGHYKAYKIITMPPPSSGGIALLQLLKAVEPFPLKRWGLNADSTVQVMVEAERRVYADRAEYLGDPDFYKVPQTALLSDAYIKKRMADFKWDKAGLSSEIKAGVLNVEEHEETTHFSIVDRDGNAVSLTTTLNGSYGSAVVVRGAGFLLNNEMDDFSVKPGSPNMYGLVGGEANAIAPGKRMLSSMTPTIIEKEGQLFMVVGTPGGSTIITSVFQTVLNVIEFEQKMQPAVAARKFHHQWLPDTVFVEKGALDSVTRLKLSGKGYRIVERSDIGRVDAILKTKWGYYLGGADPRGDDTALGW; translated from the coding sequence ATGCTGAAAACTATAAAGCTTAAGGCCTTAATGCGGTTGGGTATGCTAGGTTTGGCCTCAGGACTTTTGTGCGCCTGTGTGGGTGGGCAGCTTGGGAAAAACAACAGCGCGGAATACCACAATGGAATGGTGGTCTCTGCCAGTGCCGAGGCGTCTGAAGTAGGACTCAATATTTTAAAAAAAGGGGGTAACGCCGTAGATGCCGCAGTGGCAGTTCAGTTTGCCCTGGCGGTGGTATACCCTAATGCAGGGAACCTGGGTGGCGGTGGCTTTATGGTTTACCGCTCGGCTGCCGGAGAGGTAAATGCATTGGATTTCAGGGAGAAAGCTGCTGCGCTGGCTTCCAGGGATATGTACCTGGATAGTGCGGGGAATCCGGTTGCAGATCGCAGCTTATATGGACATCTCGCTGCGGGTGTGCCAGGTTCCGTGGCTGGTATGGCCGAAGCTCATCAAAAATATGGTAAGCTGAAATGGGAAGAATTGGTAGCGCCTGCAGTGAAACTGGCAAAGGAAGGCTTTAAAATCAATGCAAGGACAGCAAGGGAGCTAAATCGTTTACGGGAAAGTTTTGTCAAATATAATCCTGCAGGGACAGCCCTGGTTAAAGAGGAGGATTGGGCTGAAGGTGATGTTTTGGTGCAGCCGGAGCTGGCCGGTACTTTGGAACAGATCAGGGATAAAGGAGCAGCTGGTTTTTACAAGGGCGCTGTGGCCGATAGCATTGTAGCTGAAATGAAACGCGGCGGTGGCATCATCAGCCTGGAAGATCTAAAGAATTACAGGGCCGTCTGGCGTAAACCTGTAACAGGACATTACAAGGCATATAAAATTATTACCATGCCGCCGCCTTCAAGCGGGGGGATTGCTTTATTGCAGCTGCTGAAAGCTGTGGAACCATTTCCTTTAAAAAGATGGGGACTGAATGCTGATTCTACAGTGCAGGTAATGGTAGAGGCCGAAAGAAGGGTATATGCCGACCGGGCGGAGTACCTGGGGGATCCTGATTTTTATAAAGTACCTCAAACGGCATTGCTTTCCGATGCTTATATCAAGAAGAGGATGGCTGATTTTAAATGGGACAAGGCTGGTCTAAGTTCAGAAATTAAAGCTGGTGTGCTTAATGTCGAGGAACATGAAGAGACCACACACTTTTCAATTGTAGACCGGGATGGCAATGCGGTGTCGTTAACAACTACGTTAAACGGTTCCTATGGTTCGGCTGTCGTGGTAAGAGGTGCAGGTTTTTTGCTGAACAATGAAATGGACGATTTTTCGGTAAAGCCGGGCTCGCCAAATATGTATGGTTTAGTGGGCGGTGAGGCAAATGCCATTGCACCGGGCAAAAGGATGCTCAGCTCTATGACACCAACTATTATCGAAAAAGAAGGTCAACTGTTTATGGTTGTAGGTACTCCCGGTGGCTCTACCATCATTACTTCGGTGTTTCAAACGGTTTTAAATGTAATAGAATTCGAACAGAAGATGCAGCCTGCTGTTGCGGCCAGGAAGTTTCATCACCAATGGTTGCCCGATACCGTGTTTGTAGAAAAGGGCGCTCTTGATAGTGTAACCAGGTTGAAATTGTCCGGAAAGGGCTACCGGATTGTAGAAAGAAGTGACATTGGAAGGGTTGATGCCATTTTGAAAACGAAATGGGGCTATTACCTGGGCGGAGCCGACCCCAGGGGTGACGATACAGCTTTGGGTTGGTAA
- a CDS encoding OmpA family protein — translation MKQKLFKCLPLAAAALLFVNTTQAQEKLDLSTWSIGVNAGVLTPVSPFGGKNDFSNWKSSLGYGLYVKKQITPYFSLRLDGVRGKLKGDNSEPWDGGSTNASPVSAFETDLSYSGSLNAVVNLFNISMFNKNSAVQLYASGGAGLAGYKVKTAAGSGALADYAGGKTIKELIIPVGLGAKFKVAEKVNLDLGWTVNFVDGDNLDGYYRGGNDKYNYAYAGLEFALGSGKQQLAWHNPVALTYDEALQAKQTANALKSDLDAQKAENAKLRAEMSDLLKDSDGDGVADKLDKCPGTPAGTVVDGSGCPLKVPAPVEKVIITESDRKVVADAIKNLEFDLGKATIRSKSYATLNRVAELLIQKNFSLKLAGHTDNTGSAALNMRLSKDRAESVKAYLVSQGANASRIEATGYGMNQPIASNKTAAGRQQNRRVEFTLF, via the coding sequence ATGAAACAAAAATTATTTAAATGTTTGCCCTTAGCCGCTGCTGCTTTACTGTTTGTGAACACAACACAGGCACAGGAAAAGCTAGATTTGTCAACCTGGTCTATCGGTGTAAATGCTGGTGTTTTAACTCCGGTTTCGCCGTTTGGAGGCAAAAATGATTTCTCGAACTGGAAATCCAGTTTGGGATATGGTTTATACGTTAAAAAACAGATTACTCCGTATTTCTCACTGCGTTTAGATGGGGTGAGAGGAAAACTGAAGGGCGATAATTCTGAGCCTTGGGATGGTGGAAGCACAAACGCCAGTCCGGTTAGCGCTTTTGAAACGGACCTTTCTTACTCCGGTAGTTTAAATGCTGTAGTGAACCTGTTTAACATCAGTATGTTCAACAAAAACAGTGCGGTGCAATTGTACGCATCAGGTGGTGCCGGTTTGGCGGGTTACAAAGTAAAAACTGCTGCGGGTAGCGGCGCACTTGCCGATTATGCAGGTGGTAAAACCATAAAGGAACTGATTATCCCTGTAGGTCTTGGTGCTAAATTTAAGGTGGCTGAAAAGGTTAACCTGGATTTGGGTTGGACGGTAAATTTTGTTGACGGGGACAACCTGGATGGTTACTACCGGGGAGGCAACGACAAATACAACTACGCTTACGCAGGCCTCGAGTTTGCCTTAGGCAGTGGAAAACAGCAGTTGGCATGGCACAATCCAGTTGCTTTAACTTACGATGAAGCGTTGCAGGCAAAACAAACAGCTAATGCACTGAAAAGCGATCTGGATGCACAGAAAGCTGAGAATGCAAAATTGAGGGCTGAGATGAGCGACTTGTTAAAAGACAGCGATGGTGATGGTGTTGCAGATAAACTGGATAAATGTCCGGGCACACCTGCTGGAACTGTAGTAGATGGGTCTGGTTGTCCGTTGAAAGTACCTGCTCCGGTTGAAAAAGTGATCATTACTGAGTCTGATCGTAAAGTAGTTGCTGATGCAATTAAAAACCTGGAATTTGATTTGGGTAAAGCAACGATTCGTTCAAAATCGTATGCTACTTTGAACCGTGTTGCAGAATTGCTGATCCAGAAAAACTTTAGCCTGAAACTTGCCGGTCATACGGACAATACAGGGTCTGCAGCTTTAAATATGAGGTTATCTAAAGACAGGGCAGAATCGGTAAAAGCTTACCTGGTTTCACAAGGTGCCAATGCATCAAGAATTGAAGCTACAGGCTATGGCATGAACCAGCCTATCGCCTCAAATAAGACTGCCGCAGGCCGTCAGCAAAACAGAAGGGTAGAATTTACTTTATTCTAG